aggctgaacagcccaagggccctcagctgctcccagaacccctggacccctgggctccagacccttccccagctctgttcctttctctagacgtgctccagcccctcagtgtccttgGAGtgagggcccaaaactgaacccagggtTCAAAGTGCATAGAATCATCGATTCAAAAACCCCTTAATCGGATCACCCGACTGATCCCCTCTCAGGAGCCCTGGGCAGCAGGGGGAGCAAATTGCTGCTAGATTTTCAAATTGTGagatttaaagcaaaaaacctGACTGCAAATCAAACCAATGGCAAaggattttatttataaatagtTTTGAAAGCATTGTGATTATTTGTGTGGGTCCGGGCAATGATCTCTGCCAGGGGTAAAGATGTCATTGGATGAAGGTGTTTTGCAGCAGAATTTGTAGAAGTTAGAGTGTTTGATGAGGAGGGTTTGGAAGGTCATTCCGTCCCAGTACAGGCCGTTTTCATGTTGTGCattgtttttattcttcatttgaAATCCCTAACAACTAAGTTGGGCAAAATGCTGCTTGAATAGATGGGTTGAGTCATTGGTTTTTGTGAAGAACTGTCACCTGCAGAACACTGCCTTCACCTCTTCTTTCTGGGTTTCTGTCGTAGGTTCCTAGCAGGGGATCATCTGTCACTCGCATCCTGCCGGCCGCAGAGCTGCTGTCATGTCGAAGCTGAAGAGCTCCGAGTCCGTGAGGGTGGTGGTGCGGTGCCGGCCGATGAACAGCAAAGAGAAGACAGCTTCATATGAGAAAGTCGTCAACGTGGACGTCAAGCTTGGGCAGGTCTCGGTGAAGAACCCGCGGGGAACAGCTCACGAACTGCCCAAGACGTTCACCTTTGATGCTGTGTATGACTGGAATTCCAAACAGGTGGAACTCTATGATGAGACCTTCAGGCCTCTTGTGGACTCTGTTCTGCAAGGGTTTAACGGGACGATCTTTGCCTACGGGCAGACTGGGACAGGGAAGACATATACGATGGAAGGGGTTCGTGGCGATCCTGAAAAAAGAGGGGTCATCCCCAATTCGTTCGATCACATCTTCACCCACATCTCTCGATCCCAGAATCAGCAATACCTGGTTAGAGCTTCTTACCTGGAGATCTACCAAGAGGAGATCAGAGACTTGCTGTCCAAGGATCAGTCCAAGAGGCTGGAGTTAAAGGAGAGGCCAGACACAGGTGTGTATGTTAAGGATTTGTCCTCCTTCGTTACAAAAAGTGTCAAAGAGATCGAGCATGTCATGAATGTGGGAAACCAGAACCGCTCTGTTGGTGCCACCAACATGAACGAACACAGCTCTCGCTCCCATGCTATTTTTGTGATCACTATCGAATGCAGTGAGTTAGGACTGGATGGAGAGAACCACATCCGTGTTGGGAAACTCAACCTGGTCGACCTCGCAGGCAGCGAGCGCCAGGCCAAGACTGGAGCACAGGGGGAGAGGTTGAAGGAAGCTACTAAAATCAATCTCTCTCTCTCGGCTTTGGGCAACGTTATCTCTGCCCTCGTAGATGGCAAAAGCACGCACATTCCATACCGGGACTCTAAGCTGACGAGGTTGCTTCAAGACTCCTTAGGTGGCAACGCCAAAACTGTGATGGTGGCCAATATAGGCCCTGCCTCGTACAACGTAGAAGAGACTCTGACAACCCTGCGGTATGCCAATCGTGCCAAGAACATCAAGAACAAGCCGCGAGTGAACGAGGACCCTAAGGATGCTCTGCTACGAGAATTCCAGGAAGAGATCGCGCGACtcaaggcacagctggaaaaACGAAATATTggcaaaagaaagaggagggaaaggaggagagatggtggggaggaggaggaggacactGAGGAGGGGGAGGATGAAGGAGAAGACAAAGATGACTATTGGAGGGAACAGCAAGAGAAGCTGGAGATTGAGAAGAAAGCTATAGTTGAGGATCACAGCTTGGtggcagaagaaaagatgaggctgctgaaagagaaggagaagaaaatggagGACCTGAGGCGAGAGAAGGAAGCAACAGAAATGCTGAGTGCTAAAATCAAGGTAGAAGTCTTCCTTGCTGTACTTTTTGAGAGCAGTTTACTTAGGCTGTGGGGAGAAGAGCAGGTTTCCCAGTTGGGAAAAGTATTTCAATCCAGAATAGTGATTTGTGTTTGGATTTTATATAAACAATTTCCAGACTGGACTCGAAATTCCTTTTGTTTCCACCATTACTCATGTGTTTAGATGTTCAtgaattgtttcatttttctgatgTGCTGCTCGGATGGCAACTGCAGCGTTCAGAGTAATAAAGTGTGGCAATACAGCTTTGCACAAGGTGTCCCCCAGAAAACGCTTCCACCCATCACAGGTTGATAACAGGAGAACGCTTGTTGGTTCTCCAGCTTTGCCACACCTTGTAGCTATGTCTTATGCTGTGCAAGTAACTGTTTCATTAATCCCACTCTTTTATAGAAATGTCAAGAATCAGGAATTCTTGTAGCAGCAGATTTGAAAGGGAAGGTTAAATCAGGGAGCTGCCCTGAGAAGTTGTATCCATAGGAGAGAGAgtcatgttctggaaaagtCAGGTGAGGTGGGATGAAATTATCACTGAGAGAACCTTCTGACCttgttttttaactttcagGCTATGGAAAGCAAGCTTCTAGTGGGAGGGAAAAATATTGTGGATCACACAAACGAACAGCAGAAAATCCTGGAACAGAAGCGGCAGGAAATCGCAGAGCAGGTACGATGAAGAATGTTTGTTATTCAGGATaagcagcctggctgcagaACTTCTATTGAACATTGTACtgggagaaacaaaagaaaatgtgccCAGGATTAACCCTAAAATTGGTTTAATGGCAATCACCGATCtcaaaaggagagggaaagctTGTGTCCTCTCTGTCACTGTATAAGGTAGGTAAAGAAAGTTTAGAATggttttcttccagctttggATGTTAAAGACTTATGTCCTCTCTTGATTAGAGCTGTAAGTGATGAAATAGTTGGAAGACAGCAGAGGGTCACAGCTCAGCCATGAGCTCAAGGCAGGGGGGCATACTGTGGGCTAAAAATTTGGTCTCTGTTATGTGTTTTCTGTTGGTGCttatatgggaggttctccagccctgggacaatctccatggcctcctctagactcactcccacagatccgtgtccttcctgtgccgagGATGACCAGtttgattaaaattaaaaataaacaatctaAATGTGACACTTGAGTCCTTTAACGAAGCTTGAGCTTCACACTACCCAATTTTAGCAGCGAGATAAGGAGAAAGAGGAGTTAACGCTTCCAGTGCTCCTAAGGCGAGAGGTAGGAAGCACTGGAAGCCAAAGCCCTGGAAGCCTGGGATGTAAAACCTCTCCGAGCACTGGTTTCGTGTCCATCAGCCTGCAGATGCAGTGCAGTTGTGGGCTCTAATACAGTGCCTCACCTTCCTCAGAAACGTCGGGAGCGAGAAATTCAACAACAGATGGAAAGTCGGGATGAGGAGACGCTAGAACTGAAGGAGACCTATAGTTctctgcagcaggaggtggACATAAAGACCAAAAAACTCAAAAAGGTAACAAGGCAACGATTCGCTGTCCAAGGGGGGGTAAGGAATAAAATCCACTTGCGTATGAAAGGAGCTTTGGCAAGGAGTGACTTCTTGTGGTCTGTTCCAGTTATTTTCCAAGCTGCAAGCTGTGAAGGCAGAAATCCACGATCTCCAAGAAGAGCACATCAAGGAGCGCCAGGAACTGGAACAGACCCAGAATGAACTCACCAGGGAATTGAAGCTGAAGTAAGTCCCGTCTTTTTGTTGCCTGCTGTTCTCTGTAACAGAGGTGGTTCCTTTGGGTGGGAATGAGGGGAGGGACTGCTTGTGGAACAAGAtttaaacaggagaaaatgaaaacattcctGCTTTCCAAGGGCTGTATTCAGCCAGTGGAGGAAGTTATCTGCTAATGATGTTACTTGTGTATTTCCCATTTCTATGCTTGCACATAGGCACCTGATTATTGAAAATTTTAT
The DNA window shown above is from Phaenicophaeus curvirostris isolate KB17595 chromosome 18, BPBGC_Pcur_1.0, whole genome shotgun sequence and carries:
- the KIF3B gene encoding kinesin-like protein KIF3B, translated to MSKLKSSESVRVVVRCRPMNSKEKTASYEKVVNVDVKLGQVSVKNPRGTAHELPKTFTFDAVYDWNSKQVELYDETFRPLVDSVLQGFNGTIFAYGQTGTGKTYTMEGVRGDPEKRGVIPNSFDHIFTHISRSQNQQYLVRASYLEIYQEEIRDLLSKDQSKRLELKERPDTGVYVKDLSSFVTKSVKEIEHVMNVGNQNRSVGATNMNEHSSRSHAIFVITIECSELGLDGENHIRVGKLNLVDLAGSERQAKTGAQGERLKEATKINLSLSALGNVISALVDGKSTHIPYRDSKLTRLLQDSLGGNAKTVMVANIGPASYNVEETLTTLRYANRAKNIKNKPRVNEDPKDALLREFQEEIARLKAQLEKRNIGKRKRRERRRDGGEEEEDTEEGEDEGEDKDDYWREQQEKLEIEKKAIVEDHSLVAEEKMRLLKEKEKKMEDLRREKEATEMLSAKIKAMESKLLVGGKNIVDHTNEQQKILEQKRQEIAEQKRREREIQQQMESRDEETLELKETYSSLQQEVDIKTKKLKKLFSKLQAVKAEIHDLQEEHIKERQELEQTQNELTRELKLKHLIIENFIPVEEKNKIMNRSFFDEEEDQWKLHPITRLDNQQMMKRPVSAVGYKRPLSQHARTSMMIRPEARYRAENIVLLELDMPSRTTRDYEGPAIAPKVQAALEAALQDEDEIQVDASSFESTLNKKSKPRPKTGRKSGASSSAGTHSSQLYPQSRGLVPK